From Amphritea atlantica, a single genomic window includes:
- a CDS encoding PAS-domain containing protein encodes MVFSINPFSGLRARTRLLLAFTILSVSAMILALVGWQGLNNTDRALNIFEQQALPDISRSLELAERTANLAAIAPYVTSAGTPYMLEGLSQTLKTKIEKVLSLAQSIPQLDAAAPNLQNLLQRLDITVNELIELTRQHLFLREDLREYEYRLRSLVDEAERFDTANNSDISESMTRMVEILITASHIQSADSLASTRQRFLRLLDSLNNSAVSRSGHWYDELYSVAVRPDNLFDLRLKQLSLEQRSAFLLASTRAISEQLSVEVQHFVDQIQSRISHESQRVGAAVSSGKTGILLISFLCIAAALGGVWMVRELVMNLASVTLVMSRLAEGDTHQQTPATERSDEIGDLARAFQVFRENAVQIDRISHDLQEQSHLLETVFTNINDGLSVFDRDGRLIAWNPQYLLILELPKDRLQKGMSIEEVHGLLSKEAQESWALDGMALDKDEVNQMRRQQSQHFERHFANGRVVEFRSSPMPDGGFVTLYSDLTERKTVEAQLRQSQKMEVLGQLTGGVAHDFNNLLAAMYGNLQLLESTLYDAPKPLKYARRALASAERGKNLTQRLLAFSRKQHLTPEPTEVDQLIEGMLDLIEYSVGAAIKIKLDLEADGWLVDVDPGQLENVLLNLTINSSAAMPEGGTLTFCTRQCRGIELNGGITDAVHIEVSDTGCGISEAHLRRVFEPFFTTKEIGQGSGLGLSMVYGFVKQSEGDIRVQSKQGQGTTIGIYLRRKAEQVALPVAEPVTEFSYGQHRCVLMVEDDNQVRDAGQEVLEKLEYRVIAVASVDEALQQLNQHNDIDIVFTDINLGTAVNGLHLAEKIEHQWPEIPVLLTSGLSVQHLSEQYGLKETDTVLAKPYRLDELAMALDETFKSHTDERRNRL; translated from the coding sequence ATGGTTTTTTCAATTAACCCTTTCAGCGGCCTGAGAGCACGCACCCGATTATTGCTGGCGTTTACCATTCTGTCAGTGTCCGCGATGATTCTGGCGCTGGTGGGCTGGCAGGGGCTGAACAATACCGACCGGGCGCTGAATATCTTTGAACAGCAGGCCCTGCCCGATATCTCCCGTTCGCTGGAACTGGCAGAACGAACGGCTAACCTGGCAGCGATTGCCCCCTATGTTACCAGTGCCGGTACGCCCTATATGTTAGAGGGGTTGAGCCAGACCCTTAAAACTAAAATCGAAAAAGTACTCTCTCTGGCGCAGAGCATTCCCCAGCTGGATGCCGCCGCTCCCAACCTTCAGAATCTGCTGCAACGGCTGGATATCACAGTGAACGAGCTGATCGAGCTGACCCGTCAGCATCTGTTTCTGCGGGAAGATCTGCGGGAATATGAATACCGGCTCAGAAGCCTGGTCGATGAGGCAGAACGGTTTGATACAGCGAATAACTCAGATATAAGCGAGTCGATGACGCGGATGGTCGAAATACTGATTACCGCCTCGCATATTCAGTCGGCCGATAGCCTGGCCTCAACCCGGCAGCGATTTCTACGGCTGCTCGACAGTTTGAACAACAGTGCCGTCAGCCGTTCTGGTCACTGGTATGACGAACTGTATTCCGTGGCAGTCAGGCCGGACAATCTGTTTGATCTGCGCCTGAAACAGCTGAGTCTGGAACAGCGCAGTGCCTTTCTGCTGGCATCGACCCGGGCGATCTCAGAACAGCTCAGCGTTGAGGTACAGCACTTCGTTGATCAGATTCAAAGTCGGATATCTCACGAGAGTCAGCGGGTCGGTGCTGCGGTCAGTTCAGGAAAAACCGGTATTTTACTGATCAGTTTTCTCTGTATTGCCGCCGCACTGGGAGGCGTATGGATGGTGCGCGAGCTGGTGATGAATCTGGCATCGGTAACATTAGTGATGAGCCGTCTTGCTGAAGGCGATACCCATCAACAGACCCCGGCTACCGAGCGTAGTGATGAGATTGGTGATCTGGCCCGGGCGTTTCAGGTGTTTCGGGAGAATGCGGTTCAGATTGACCGGATCAGCCACGATCTGCAGGAACAGTCGCATCTGCTGGAAACGGTGTTTACCAATATCAATGATGGTTTGAGCGTATTCGACCGGGACGGGCGGCTGATTGCCTGGAACCCTCAATACCTGTTGATTCTTGAGTTACCCAAGGATCGTCTGCAGAAGGGAATGTCGATAGAAGAGGTGCATGGTTTGTTGTCTAAGGAAGCGCAGGAGAGCTGGGCACTGGATGGCATGGCGCTGGATAAGGATGAAGTGAATCAGATGCGGCGACAGCAATCACAACACTTTGAACGGCACTTTGCCAACGGTCGGGTGGTGGAGTTCAGAAGCAGTCCGATGCCGGACGGTGGTTTTGTCACCCTGTACAGCGATCTTACCGAGCGTAAAACTGTTGAAGCACAGCTGCGGCAATCCCAGAAAATGGAGGTGCTGGGTCAGCTGACTGGCGGTGTGGCCCATGATTTTAATAATCTGCTGGCGGCGATGTATGGCAATCTTCAGCTACTGGAATCGACTCTTTATGACGCGCCAAAACCGCTTAAGTACGCCCGAAGAGCCCTGGCATCAGCGGAGCGGGGGAAAAACCTGACGCAACGCTTGTTGGCGTTCTCCCGGAAACAGCACCTGACACCCGAGCCCACAGAGGTTGATCAGTTGATTGAGGGGATGCTGGATCTGATTGAGTACAGTGTCGGAGCGGCGATTAAGATAAAGCTGGACCTTGAGGCCGATGGCTGGCTGGTGGATGTCGACCCGGGCCAGCTGGAGAATGTGCTGTTGAATCTGACCATCAACAGCAGTGCCGCGATGCCTGAGGGGGGAACCCTGACTTTCTGTACCCGCCAGTGTCGTGGTATTGAGCTGAATGGTGGCATTACCGATGCTGTCCATATCGAGGTTTCCGATACCGGTTGCGGTATTTCTGAAGCCCATCTTCGTCGGGTGTTTGAACCCTTTTTTACCACCAAAGAGATCGGTCAGGGCAGTGGCCTGGGACTGAGTATGGTGTATGGCTTTGTGAAACAGTCGGAGGGGGATATCAGAGTTCAGAGCAAGCAGGGGCAGGGAACTACGATCGGCATCTATCTGCGCCGGAAAGCAGAGCAGGTCGCTTTACCGGTGGCAGAGCCGGTCACAGAATTCAGTTATGGTCAGCACCGCTGTGTATTGATGGTCGAGGACGATAATCAGGTAAGAGATGCCGGACAGGAGGTGCTGGAAAAACTTGAATACCGGGTGATTGCGGTTGCCTCAGTCGATGAAGCACTGCAGCAGCTAAATCAGCACAACGACATTGATATCGTGTTTACCGATATCAACCTGGGAACGGCCGTTAACGGATTGCATCTGGCAGAAAAAATAGAGCATCAATGGCCTGAAATACCGGTGCTGCTGACGTCGGGGCTGAGTGTTCAGCATCTGAGTGAGCAGTATGGACTGAAAGAAACCGATACCGTGCTGGCTAAACCTTATCGGCTGGATGAGTTGGCAATGGCGCTGGATGAAACATTTAAATCGCATACTGATGAAAGAAGGAATCGCCTGTGA
- a CDS encoding ABC transporter substrate-binding protein has translation MADNTLSIGISVSDLGNPYFIQIARGAEFQAKQLVGDNAEVVVVSSAYDVKRQVEQIEGFVKQGMDMILLSAASYDGVEAAVLKAREAGVKVLAVDVKAKGADATITTDNTQAGMIACDYLAKQLGGKGNVVIINGPKVSSVKDRVAGCKAVLAQSPGIQLLSSDLNSGGGREGGLESMTYLLTQFQQIDGVFSINDPSALGAQDAAQFAGRGEFIIVSVDGAPLAEQQLRSSDSLIRATAAQFPNYMAAKAVETGYRLMQGETLEQTSILIPAELITRETVDSYQGW, from the coding sequence ATGGCTGATAACACGCTGTCGATCGGTATCTCGGTATCGGATCTGGGCAACCCCTATTTTATTCAGATCGCCCGGGGCGCTGAGTTTCAGGCCAAACAGCTGGTGGGCGATAATGCTGAAGTCGTGGTTGTTTCCAGCGCCTATGATGTTAAGCGTCAGGTTGAACAGATTGAGGGGTTTGTAAAGCAGGGAATGGATATGATTCTGCTGTCCGCAGCCAGCTATGATGGTGTTGAAGCGGCGGTATTAAAAGCCCGGGAAGCCGGGGTTAAAGTGCTGGCGGTGGATGTCAAAGCCAAAGGTGCCGATGCGACCATCACCACTGATAATACTCAGGCCGGTATGATCGCCTGTGACTACCTGGCTAAACAGCTGGGGGGGAAGGGTAATGTGGTGATTATAAACGGCCCCAAAGTCTCTTCGGTGAAGGATAGGGTGGCGGGATGTAAAGCGGTGCTGGCGCAATCGCCCGGTATTCAGCTGCTTTCGAGCGATCTGAATAGTGGCGGGGGACGTGAAGGCGGACTGGAGTCGATGACCTATCTGCTCACCCAGTTTCAACAGATCGATGGCGTATTTTCCATCAATGATCCCTCTGCACTGGGCGCACAGGATGCCGCGCAATTTGCCGGACGCGGTGAGTTTATCATCGTCTCTGTCGACGGCGCGCCGCTGGCGGAACAGCAACTGCGAAGTTCAGACTCACTGATCCGCGCAACTGCGGCACAGTTTCCCAACTATATGGCGGCGAAAGCGGTGGAAACCGGTTACCGGTTAATGCAGGGCGAGACGCTGGAGCAGACCAGCATACTGATTCCCGCAGAACTGATTACCCGGGAGACGGTGGATAGCTATCAGGGGTGGTGA
- the aroE gene encoding shikimate dehydrogenase, producing MNKNFLSNLTGSFAMPAMENPTVAMVEAAYQHHQLDWRYINCEVSPELLKDAVRGARAMGWAGFNCSIPHKVAVIEHLDGLGQSAMIIGAVNTVVRNARGEYIGENTDGRGFVTALNEVTDPQGAQVILFGAGGAARAVAVEMAFAGAAHITVVNRSRERGEKLTRLICKKTPATATFAIWDGDFRLPADTDIVINATSIGLYPNIDQQLDINWETLSSDMVVADGIHNPPMTPLLRTAQQKGCKCVNGQQMLVHQGAIGIHYWTGIEVDTRVMYQALREIFNPE from the coding sequence ATGAATAAGAACTTTCTCAGCAACCTGACCGGTTCGTTTGCCATGCCGGCGATGGAGAACCCCACCGTAGCTATGGTTGAAGCCGCTTATCAGCATCACCAGCTCGACTGGCGCTATATCAACTGCGAAGTCTCACCGGAGCTGCTTAAAGACGCGGTACGCGGCGCCCGGGCGATGGGCTGGGCAGGCTTCAACTGTTCAATCCCCCACAAAGTAGCGGTGATCGAACATCTCGACGGGCTGGGACAGTCGGCAATGATTATCGGCGCGGTAAACACTGTTGTACGTAATGCCAGGGGCGAATATATTGGCGAAAATACCGATGGCCGTGGCTTTGTTACCGCCCTGAATGAGGTGACCGATCCCCAGGGGGCACAGGTTATCCTGTTTGGCGCGGGCGGCGCGGCCCGCGCGGTTGCGGTGGAGATGGCATTTGCCGGAGCGGCCCATATCACGGTGGTTAACCGCTCCCGCGAACGGGGCGAAAAACTGACCCGACTGATCTGCAAAAAAACACCGGCCACAGCAACGTTTGCAATATGGGATGGGGATTTCCGACTCCCGGCAGACACCGACATTGTAATCAATGCCACCTCCATCGGCCTCTACCCGAATATCGACCAACAGCTTGATATCAACTGGGAAACCCTGAGTTCAGATATGGTGGTTGCCGACGGCATCCATAATCCACCGATGACGCCTCTGCTCCGAACCGCTCAACAGAAGGGCTGCAAATGTGTCAATGGACAGCAGATGCTGGTTCATCAGGGTGCTATCGGCATCCACTACTGGACCGGTATCGAGGTGGATACCAGAGTAATGTATCAAGCGCTTAGAGAGATATTTAACCCGGAGTAA
- a CDS encoding sugar ABC transporter ATP-binding protein translates to MNNDKATVLQARGLVKRYGHVTALDGADFDLYPGEILAVIGDNGAGKSSLIKALSGALVPDRGTVKLDNETVNFKSPMDARNAGIETVYQNLAVAPSLDIADNLYLGREQLRPGILGKVFRMLDKKAMHDNARQKLSELGLLTIQNINQAVETLSGGQRQGVAVARSAAFAKHVVIMDEPTAALGVKESRRVLNLIKDVRDRGLSVVLISHNMPHVFEVADRIHIHRLGKRHAVIKPDTHTMSEAVAIMTGAMDPHEHASGAFAA, encoded by the coding sequence ATGAATAACGATAAAGCTACAGTATTACAGGCACGCGGACTGGTAAAACGTTATGGCCATGTGACTGCCCTGGATGGCGCCGATTTCGACCTTTATCCAGGGGAAATTCTGGCCGTCATCGGTGATAACGGTGCCGGTAAATCGTCACTGATCAAAGCCCTCTCTGGCGCTCTGGTGCCCGACAGAGGCACGGTCAAACTGGATAATGAAACCGTGAACTTCAAAAGCCCGATGGACGCCCGCAACGCCGGTATCGAAACCGTATACCAGAATCTCGCAGTCGCCCCATCACTGGATATCGCCGATAACCTCTATCTCGGCCGTGAACAACTGCGCCCGGGCATTCTGGGTAAGGTATTCCGCATGCTGGACAAGAAAGCGATGCATGATAATGCCCGCCAGAAGCTTTCTGAACTCGGCCTGTTGACCATTCAGAATATCAATCAGGCGGTGGAAACCCTGTCCGGCGGTCAGCGTCAGGGAGTGGCCGTGGCCCGCTCGGCAGCCTTTGCCAAGCATGTGGTGATTATGGACGAGCCCACCGCGGCGCTGGGGGTAAAAGAGTCCCGCCGGGTGCTGAATCTGATTAAAGATGTGCGGGATCGTGGCTTATCCGTGGTGCTGATCAGTCACAATATGCCTCATGTATTTGAAGTGGCCGACCGCATCCATATCCACCGGCTGGGCAAACGACATGCGGTGATTAAACCAGACACCCACACCATGTCAGAAGCCGTGGCCATTATGACCGGGGCGATGGACCCCCATGAACATGCCTCAGGCGCATTCGCTGCCTGA
- a CDS encoding ABC transporter permease — protein MANSSTLKTTETADHELVAASAGGEVASFEKETLSLVEKTHRFFHANPTAAPAIVLLLAVIAFSIIIGERFLHPFNMSLILQQVTIIGILGIAQTLIILTAGIDLSVGAIMVLTSVIMGKMAIDIGLPAEIALLAGIAAGAIAGYINGILVTLFRLPPFIVTLGTWNIFFALNLWYSKSETIRSQAIEQTAPLLHWTGHTVEFFGAKLTYGSLLMVALFALIWYALNWTAWGKHVYATGDDPGAASLAGIRTNRILMSVYIVAGAICAIGAWALIGRIGSVSPQAGMTANLDSITAVVIGGCSLFGGRGSIFGTLIGALVVGVFRNGLALAGVDVLWQEFTVGLLIIVAVGMDQWIRKV, from the coding sequence ATGGCTAACTCAAGCACATTAAAAACAACAGAGACAGCTGATCACGAGTTGGTCGCAGCTTCTGCAGGTGGTGAAGTTGCTTCATTTGAAAAAGAGACACTGTCACTTGTTGAGAAGACTCACCGCTTCTTCCATGCAAACCCAACTGCGGCCCCTGCCATCGTATTGTTACTCGCCGTCATCGCATTCAGCATTATTATCGGCGAGCGTTTTCTGCACCCCTTCAACATGTCACTGATTCTTCAGCAGGTGACCATCATCGGTATTCTGGGTATCGCCCAGACGCTGATTATCCTGACGGCCGGTATCGACCTGTCGGTGGGTGCCATCATGGTACTGACCTCCGTCATCATGGGTAAAATGGCGATCGATATTGGTCTGCCCGCTGAGATAGCCCTGCTGGCCGGTATCGCCGCCGGTGCTATAGCCGGTTACATCAATGGCATACTGGTCACCCTGTTCCGCCTGCCCCCCTTTATCGTCACCCTGGGCACCTGGAACATCTTCTTTGCCCTGAACCTGTGGTATTCCAAGAGCGAAACCATCCGTTCTCAGGCCATTGAACAAACCGCTCCACTGCTTCACTGGACCGGACACACCGTCGAATTTTTTGGCGCCAAACTGACCTATGGTTCGTTGCTGATGGTCGCGCTGTTTGCCCTGATCTGGTACGCCCTCAACTGGACCGCCTGGGGTAAGCATGTGTATGCCACCGGTGATGATCCGGGCGCAGCCAGCCTGGCAGGTATCCGCACCAACCGTATCCTGATGTCTGTTTACATCGTCGCCGGCGCTATCTGTGCCATTGGTGCCTGGGCACTTATCGGCCGGATCGGTTCGGTCAGCCCACAAGCGGGCATGACCGCTAACCTCGACAGTATCACCGCAGTGGTGATCGGCGGCTGTAGTCTGTTCGGTGGCCGCGGATCAATCTTCGGCACACTCATTGGCGCCCTGGTAGTCGGGGTATTTCGTAACGGTCTGGCACTGGCAGGAGTCGATGTACTCTGGCAGGAATTTACCGTCGGCCTGCTCATCATCGTAGCAGTCGGTATGGACCAGTGGATTCGGAAGGTGTAA
- a CDS encoding sugar ABC transporter substrate-binding protein, with product MNKKSIVQAVMLATALSAPFAMAADKPVVGLITKTNTNPFFVKMREGAQHKADAMGIELRTFSGKFDGDNQSQVQAVENLISAGAKGILITPSDPAGIVPAIERAREAGLLVIALDTPLSPATAADATFATDNFKAGEMIGQWAAATLGDKAATAKIAMLDLNSSQITVDVARDQGFLKGFGIDLNDPDRIGDETDPRIVGNDVTSGAEEGGRRAMENMLQKDPEINVVYTINEPAAAGAYEALKSAGRADDVLIVSVDGGCPGVENVKDGVIGATSMQFPLRMASMGVDAILKFATTGEKPQTTEGLDFVNTGVELITDKPVSHIGAKSSSEGLTMCWG from the coding sequence ATGAATAAGAAATCAATTGTTCAAGCCGTTATGCTGGCCACCGCGCTCTCTGCGCCTTTCGCCATGGCAGCTGACAAGCCGGTCGTTGGCCTGATAACCAAAACCAATACCAACCCATTTTTCGTCAAAATGCGTGAAGGCGCACAGCATAAAGCTGATGCAATGGGAATTGAACTGCGGACCTTTTCCGGCAAATTTGACGGTGATAACCAGTCCCAGGTACAGGCAGTGGAAAACCTGATTTCAGCCGGTGCCAAAGGGATTCTGATCACCCCAAGCGATCCGGCTGGTATCGTACCTGCCATCGAGCGCGCCCGTGAAGCCGGTCTTCTTGTAATTGCGTTGGACACACCACTGAGTCCTGCAACCGCAGCGGATGCAACCTTTGCCACCGACAACTTTAAAGCCGGTGAGATGATCGGTCAGTGGGCTGCCGCAACCCTGGGTGATAAAGCGGCAACCGCTAAAATTGCCATGCTTGATCTCAACAGCAGCCAGATCACTGTCGATGTTGCCCGTGATCAGGGCTTTCTGAAAGGCTTCGGTATCGACCTGAATGACCCTGACCGTATCGGTGACGAAACCGATCCACGTATTGTCGGCAACGATGTCACCAGCGGTGCTGAGGAAGGCGGTCGCCGGGCGATGGAAAACATGTTGCAGAAAGATCCCGAGATCAATGTGGTCTACACCATCAATGAACCGGCAGCGGCAGGCGCTTATGAAGCACTGAAGTCCGCAGGCCGTGCCGATGATGTGCTGATCGTCTCTGTCGATGGCGGCTGTCCAGGCGTTGAAAACGTCAAAGACGGTGTGATCGGCGCTACCTCTATGCAGTTCCCGCTGCGTATGGCGTCAATGGGCGTGGATGCAATCCTTAAGTTTGCCACAACCGGCGAAAAACCCCAGACCACAGAGGGACTGGATTTCGTCAATACCGGTGTTGAGCTGATTACCGACAAACCCGTGAGTCATATCGGAGCCAAGAGTTCATCTGAAGGTTTGACTATGTGTTGGGGCTAA
- a CDS encoding glycine C-acetyltransferase — protein MHNQFQEHIAQQLTELETAGLFKRERLITSPQGAHVGVAREIQTGARQVLNLCANNYLGLSQHPQVNAAAKAGLEQWGYGMASVRFICGTQVLHKQLEDKLSEFLGMESTILYPSCFDANGGLFETLLTEDDAIISDELNHASIIDGIRLCKARRYRYRNSNMADLEQQLQAADKNGARFKLISTDGVFSMDGYIARLDEICDLAEKYHALVHFDDAHSTGFIGAGGRGTHEYRHCMDRVDIITGTLGKALGGASGGYTSASHEIVELLRQRSRPYLFSNTVAPPVVAGALKAIELITESSTLRDQLINNTAVFRDGLERQGFELLPGEHPIVPVMLHDAKVAGLFANAMLEQGVYVVAFSYPVVPKGKARIRTQMSAALTQNDIEFAIEAFGRVKSQMGI, from the coding sequence GTGCACAATCAGTTTCAGGAACATATAGCTCAGCAGCTGACAGAGCTTGAGACCGCCGGTCTCTTTAAGCGAGAGCGCCTGATCACCTCACCACAGGGTGCCCATGTAGGCGTTGCGCGGGAAATTCAAACCGGGGCCAGACAGGTGCTGAACCTCTGTGCAAACAACTATCTCGGGCTATCCCAGCACCCGCAGGTAAACGCGGCGGCCAAAGCGGGTTTAGAGCAGTGGGGCTATGGGATGGCGTCAGTCCGGTTTATTTGCGGAACCCAGGTCCTGCATAAACAGCTGGAGGATAAGCTCAGTGAATTTCTCGGTATGGAAAGTACTATCCTCTACCCTTCATGCTTCGATGCTAACGGTGGATTGTTTGAAACCCTGCTGACTGAAGATGATGCAATCATTTCCGATGAATTGAACCATGCCAGTATTATCGATGGCATCCGTCTGTGTAAGGCCAGGCGCTATCGTTATCGCAACAGCAATATGGCAGACCTGGAGCAACAGCTACAGGCGGCTGACAAAAACGGCGCGCGTTTCAAACTGATCTCCACCGACGGCGTCTTCTCCATGGACGGCTACATTGCCCGTCTGGATGAGATCTGTGATCTGGCGGAAAAATACCACGCCCTGGTGCATTTTGATGATGCTCACTCAACCGGTTTTATCGGTGCCGGTGGTCGGGGTACGCATGAGTATCGCCACTGTATGGACCGTGTGGATATTATCACCGGCACCCTTGGGAAAGCGCTCGGCGGCGCCAGCGGCGGTTATACCAGTGCCAGTCACGAAATTGTTGAGCTTTTACGGCAGCGTTCACGGCCCTACCTGTTCTCTAACACTGTGGCGCCACCCGTCGTGGCAGGAGCGTTGAAGGCCATTGAGCTGATCACCGAATCCAGCACCCTGCGTGATCAGTTGATTAACAATACCGCCGTGTTCCGGGACGGTTTGGAGCGACAAGGGTTTGAGCTGCTACCAGGGGAGCACCCGATTGTGCCTGTCATGTTGCACGATGCGAAAGTAGCGGGTCTGTTTGCTAACGCTATGTTAGAGCAAGGGGTTTATGTCGTTGCCTTCTCCTACCCGGTAGTGCCAAAGGGAAAAGCCCGTATTCGTACGCAGATGTCCGCGGCATTGACCCAGAATGATATTGAGTTTGCCATTGAAGCCTTTGGCCGGGTCAAGTCTCAGATGGGTATATAA